The following DNA comes from Methanomassiliicoccales archaeon.
GCAGGCGCTCAAGGTCCACGATTGGCTGAAGGACTACATGTGGAAGGCGGTCATGCCGGACACCGACAAGTACACCGCGGAGACCTACCTCCAGAATGCGGACGGCTATTTCATCCGGGCGCTCCCGGGCGCCAAGATCAAAATGCCAGTGCAGACCTGCCTCCTATTAAAGAACCGCAATTCCAAGCAGTACGTGCACAATGTGCTGATAGCCGAGGAGGGGTCCGAGATCGAGGTGGTCACCGGTTGCGCCACCTCCAAGGGGGTGGAGAAAGGGCTGCACCTCGGCATTTCCGAGCTCTTCCTGAAGAAGAACTCCAAGCTGTCGTTCACCATGATACACAACTGGTCGGAGTTCATCGGTGTTCGTCCGCGCAGCGCTATCGTCATGGACGAAGGCGCCACCTACATCAACAATTACATCGCCTTGAAACCGGTGAAGACCATACAGACGTATCCGACGGCGTTCATGAACGGCAAGAACGGCGTGTGCCGCTTCAACTCCATCGCCGTGGCCCACCCTGGCAGCATGATGGACCTGGGCTCCAGAGCGGTTCTGAGCGCCCCTGGATGCCGGGCCGAACTGATCTCCAGGACCATTACCACAGGCGGTACGATCATCGCCCGCGGGCAATTGATCGGCAACTCACCAGGGATCAAGGCGCATCTGGAGTGCAAGGGATTGATACTCAGCGATAAGGGGGTTCAGATCGCCATTCCCGAACTGGAGGCGCGCTTCCCTGACGTGGAGATGACCCATGAGGCCGCCGTGGGCAAGATCGCACAGGACCAGGTGGAATACCTAATGTCCAGGGGACTGAGCGAGGAGGAGGCCGTTGGCATGATAGTGCGCGGCTTCCTGGACGTGGGCATCCGTGGCATTCCTGACCATCTCAAAGCGGAGATAGATAAGGCCTTACGGGAAACGGACGTCCGGGGGTCCTGAGCCTCGGCGATCATTTTTTTATTTTGATCCCTCAAACCATCTGGCAAAAGATTTAACATACTTAAGTGTCATTCGGGCCTGGGGGAGTTTATTATTCTTAAAGGTCAGATGGAGATAGAAGGGGCGGTGCATGATGCTATTGCAAAAATGCGAAGCATCGATAGTGAGGAGATCGCTGTTTTCCTGATCGATCCAGTGGTGCTCTATATTTTGGCGGCCACGTCGAAACGCTGCCTCACCGTATCTGAGATGTCACCGGTGGTCAATCTGCCGGTGGCGACCTGCTACAAACTTGTCTATCAGATGGAGAGCATGGGGCTCATCGCTTGCTGCGGAGCCTCCCGCACCTCTGGCAGGGGAAAGGCCTCGATCTACACCTCCGTATTGAAGGAGATGAGCCTGGACATGAAGAACAGCATGATCAACGTCGTGGTCACCTGGAAGAACGGCCAGACCGCTGAATATCACCGGGACCTGATAGTGCAGACGATCTGTCAACACCCGGTCGATCGCCCCATGAAGGCTGAGATGGACCGGGAAGCGGTCCCTGTTTCAGCGTCCAACTAGTAAGGTTGATTACCCGCATGGACGTTATGGGTAGCCATGCGAGTGGTGAAAAGGTCCGGGGAGATCGAAGATTACGATCCTCGTAAGGCCATCAACGCCATATTGAGAGTGGGGATCTCCCGGGATGACGCGGAAAGCATCCTAGAGTCCCTAAAACCATACCTGTACGACGGCATGACCACCGAGGAGCTCTACCGGCGCATAAGAGCACTTCTCCCCTCCTGCCAAGCGATGAAGTACTCGCTAAAGAAGGCCATAATGCTCATGGGACCGGACGGTCACGCCTTCGAAACGCTCATGGGCCGGGTGTTCCGCGAACTTGGCTATCAGGTCGAACTGCGACAGATCCTTAAAGGCCGCTGCGTCACTCACGAGGTGGACGTGGTCATCCTCAAGGATGGTATCAAGGGCACCGTGGAGTGCAAGTTCCACAACTCTCTGGGGATCAAGTCCAGCATACAGGAGGCCCTGTACACCTGGGGACGTTTCCAGGACCTCAAGGACATCAATGGGGTCACCGTCCCCTGGCTGGTGACCAACACCAAGTTCTCCTCCGACGTGGTCCGCTACGCCAAGTGCGTAGGCATGAACCTCATCGGTTGGAACTATCCCGATGACAATGGACTGGAGAAGCTGGTGCAGAAGGTCGAGATCTATCCGATAACCATCCTGGACATCAAGAGAATGGAGCAGCGGGCATTGCTCGATCACCATTTTGTCATATGCCAAGATATCCTGGAGAGGAGGTCTGAGCTGTTATCGATCCTATCCCGGGAGGCGGGGGAGCGCATCATCAGGAAGGCGGAAGATTTCCGGGAGTGCGCGAAAAGATGAGATTCAGCGTCGTATTGGGCACCCGCCCGGAGATGATCAAGATGTCCCCCATCGTGCGGGAGCTGCAAAGGAATGGGGATGATTTCGATCTGGTGCACACCGGGCAGCACTACTCCTTTGAGATGGACAAGGTGTTCTTCCGCGACCTGGGGCTGCCCGATCCGACCATAAATCTAGAGGTCGGCTCCGGGACGCACGGCGCGCAGACCGGCAAGATGCTCATCGGACTGGAACGGTTCTTCCAGCAGACGGAACCGGACGTGGTCCTGGTGCAGGGAGATACCAACACGGTCCTGGCGGGCGCCTTGGCGGCGGTCAAGTTGAACATCGCCGTCGGTCACGTTGAGGCGGGATTGCGCTCCTTCGATCGCACCATGCCGGAGGAAGTGAACCGGGTCATGGCCGATCATATCTCCGATATGCTCTTTGCACCAACGGCGGTATCCGCGGACAACCTCAGGGCGGAAGGGATAGCTGATGATAGGATACACATCACCGGCAA
Coding sequences within:
- a CDS encoding SufD family Fe-S cluster assembly protein; translation: MVSNDEKKAKDALKKAAKFGEDIDLDDYQEGSRELSATGSFEELSDDTKETMMDAGIVPTEKGKAGNFLLMDNTVVHSAMMGSGVELMPLSQALKVHDWLKDYMWKAVMPDTDKYTAETYLQNADGYFIRALPGAKIKMPVQTCLLLKNRNSKQYVHNVLIAEEGSEIEVVTGCATSKGVEKGLHLGISELFLKKNSKLSFTMIHNWSEFIGVRPRSAIVMDEGATYINNYIALKPVKTIQTYPTAFMNGKNGVCRFNSIAVAHPGSMMDLGSRAVLSAPGCRAELISRTITTGGTIIARGQLIGNSPGIKAHLECKGLILSDKGVQIAIPELEARFPDVEMTHEAAVGKIAQDQVEYLMSRGLSEEEAVGMIVRGFLDVGIRGIPDHLKAEIDKALRETDVRGS
- a CDS encoding ATP cone domain-containing protein, with the translated sequence MRVVKRSGEIEDYDPRKAINAILRVGISRDDAESILESLKPYLYDGMTTEELYRRIRALLPSCQAMKYSLKKAIMLMGPDGHAFETLMGRVFRELGYQVELRQILKGRCVTHEVDVVILKDGIKGTVECKFHNSLGIKSSIQEALYTWGRFQDLKDINGVTVPWLVTNTKFSSDVVRYAKCVGMNLIGWNYPDDNGLEKLVQKVEIYPITILDIKRMEQRALLDHHFVICQDILERRSELLSILSREAGERIIRKAEDFRECAKR